AGGTTCAAAAGAGTCCTTCTGGCTAAAAGGGAAGCTGGTTTCTGTTCCTCAGAGCACATCCTTCCAAGTTCAGCCCCTTTATGTAGACTCCCGGAAGAAATAGCCACATTTGCATCCTGTGTTCCTGAAAGTGCAGTGAACAGGAGGGAAGAATGGCTGAGTGGCATAAAAAGGCCTAGAGCAAAATGAGAGTCATACACAGGAAGGAGCCATTGCATGTATGAGGTTATTGTATCCTCACACAGGTAACTGACCTATTCCTCAAGGTGACTCATTTTGCTCCAGCCATCTTCATCCCATGAACTTAACTTAACTCACTCTCTTGTGTTAATAGATTTTGTGATTATGTCCCATGCATTCATCAGTACATACCTGGATTTCACCTCCGTGTTTTGCAGCAGACGTTGAGTTGCTTGGGCCTCCACAAGGTCATTCTTTATGAATGTTCCAATGGGACTGCCTTAGGTAACATACATACTGTCAGATTTACACCTGGTGGCAGTAAACTCAGTGTGCCTCCTTCAATTCTGTGTGCTCAACATGAAGACATGGTGACTAAcaagtgggaggagagggaggatgcTCGCCATCCGAAGAACAGAAATCCAACTGACCCAAACAGTTTTTATTGAACAGCATCAGTGATGGAGCAAGTCTGGAACATGGGGAATGGGATTGCCACCTTGCTGTTTCTGCAGGGCATCTGTGCCTGAGAAAGCTGCTTGCCAATGGAGCAACAGGTTCAGCTTTCCCATTCACTGTCTTCTTGTGCTGGGTCCCAGTGTACCTGGCACACTGCTGCCTGTCTCTAGAAAGTCACTGAGCCCTAAGAAGATAaacaccacccccacccaagGGAGCAGTTGCTTTCCCactggtggttgctgctgctgaaagCTTCACACGCAGTCTGCATGAAACTGTGgatgtggaacttcctcccatcTGTGCGGGTTGGTTGTCCACCTAGTTTGTGGGAAAACAAAATCCTTCGGGGTTAGTAATGACCAGCAGGTAGAAACTGCAACAAATCGTATTCTGACATctggttcatagctgtcaagttctccccctttttaagggaaattcccttatgctgaataggcttcctcgtgagacaagggaaaacttgacagctatggtttggtTAAATGCCCATGATCACACACAGGTGCCTTCCCACTTGACCTAGATCCACTTCTTGCTCCTGTCGATAGCCTCCTGGTGTCAACATTGAAGCGCTACCTGTTGAGAAGGCTGATTCAACTTAGAGAGTTTGCCTGTGGTTGCTGTTCTGCTCGGTATGCCTGCCTCTGGTCCAGCAAGAAAGAATGGGTCGTGGATAGCAGTGGCGGTGGAGTGGAATACTAGCAAAAGTTGTGGACATTCCATTGCTTTCACCAGTGCTTGATGGGAGCTCACCTAAATTTTGGCAGTCTGCAGCCTATAGAGGTCCCTTcttacattgcatatatttctgtgtgAAGGCTCCTGCTGCAGCCTGTTGTGTAAAAAAGGCTTGTTAACCTAGCACACCCTTTCCCCTGCTCTCAAGGCAGTAGGAGGCAATTCTCTCTGACTGTGAATAATCTGCTTGCTCATCACTGTGCATGGGGAGAGTTCGAATGAATGATGGAGCTGCAGAAGTCTTCTGAAAAAGCAAGTGGTGTTCATTTGCCCTTCctatcttttttcccctccctggcTCTGGCGTACTCGTTATTTGCATCCAGAGAATGCATGCCATACACCACTGGTGTGTGTTTTGTGCATGCGGCTTTAACATGTTTCAAGTGACACTGTGTGGCACAATTAGACACGCCTGCAGAAAGATCCAAGGGCATTCTCCACCTGCAGCATTCCTAATGTGTACAGAGCTCCAGTTGTGTGTGCATggaggataagatggttggacctGATACCTTTCAGGTTTTCGTTTCGGCAGTTTCAAGTGATGACTTAGCAAACTAGTTTTCAAGTTTTTGCAGCTACGCACATACTTTAGCAGCAGTTTCATCAGCAGTTAGTCATAGTTCTTTAGCTGTGTGCAGTATTCTCGGCCATCTGGTTCCATCCATCTGGCATATGCTGCTGAGCAGTCTCCATTCCTTTCAGTcaggcatgcagcagaattccatACCAGCAATCCTTGAATGATTGCTCTCTTGCTTACTACcagcttaaaataaataaataaagttccacataattattttaatgagcagcatttctgcctcttaaatttttaagattaaaatacagtggaaaaatattttttgaagcCCAGTATGCCTTAATTGTATATATTTCAGTGGCAAACTGACACTtaaaactgcatgcaaagcagcaatTCAAGGTTTCAAGGGACAGTGTCATGTTTCAAATAATTGCATGCTTTCTttcattgctatttttttttgttctttgtgctGCAGTTTGTGCTTTTGCTTTCCATCAAGGCTCAATAGCTTAGGGTAAGCTGATGAGtgatgtgtgcttttttttttaatccccgtTTTCTAGCTCCCAATAACATTATTTTTGACATATCACTAATACTTTCTGTGCTCTCTGTGGGCCTTGAGTACTGACCAGGTTCACAACAACATCCCTTGCACCTAAGTCTAGCCTTTGTGCAAGATCTGAACCTGTGCAAGAGTGGTATGATAACTAGCTCTATTGTATTATTGTATGGGACACTTGTGTGAGATACTCCTTTATCAAACATGTTGCCCGAGGAAAGATTTGCACAATTAGTCTGCTTCCGCGTGTCCCATTTGCACAGGGTGGGGTACctgtgtgccctccagatgggacAGAAATGACCTAGCTTCAGTTGTCTGCGCTAAGTTGTATAACTGCAATGCATTGTCCAAGGGGCTGCCTTCGAAAACagcttggaaactgcagctgattGCTGACTGGGGCAAGACAGTCTCCTGcctcaactgcactggctgctaattagtttccaggctcaatcCAAAGTCCTGGTTTTGACCTGTGACGCCTTCCGCAGGCCAGGACTCCCAAtagctcaaggaccacctctctgcACATGAACTAACCAACCCAGACACTCTGTTGTGTACTCTACCCAAGGGAATTGCTGAAAGTGGCAACATGGGAGCATGCCTTTTGAGTGGTGGCCCCTtgcttgtggaacgctctccccagggaagcacACCTGTCACCATCCATATCTTCTGTCCCTAGGCACAAGGCAAAACATTCTTTACCCAGGCTTTGGGTTTTTAATGGGGAGGGTGCATGTCATTTTAAGTGGGGCGGGTAGGtcatgttcttttaaatatatttttggatGAGTGTTTTCATTATTGTTCATTAATACCTTGTTTTAATGTCTTTGTTATTTCTATTGTTATTGTGTAAGTCGCTTCGAGCCACTGGGGTGCAAAAAATGTGAGTATTAAATAAAAAAGAGCAGTGGTTAGTAGGCTGCCACTCCCATCATACTGACccacagccatgctggctgagactgatgagaAATGGAAGTCCCAACATCTGAAGGATAACAAGTTGCCCTTTAAATGTAGTTGGCACAGCCTAGGAGAAAGCTAACATGTTCTCTGGAGTATACACTGCAATGTATGAGAGCACCTTAAGGCATCTGCTACGGGGGCAGCTGTACCATTACTCAggatgtaggtaaaggtaaagggacccctgaccattaggtccagtcgtgaccgactcgggttgcggcgctcatctcgcattattggccgagggagccggcgtacagcttccaggtcatgtagccagcatgacaaagccacttctggtgaaccagagcagcacacggaaacgccgtttatcttcttgctgtagtggtacctatttatctacttgcactttgacacactttcgaactgctaggttggcaggagctcggaccgggcaacgggagctcactccgtcgcggggattcgaaccgtcgaccttctgataggcaagccctaggctcagtggtttaacccacagcgccacccacgtccctgctaGGTTGTAGGTAGTCTGCAGCAGATACTGGATTATAGAATGCCATTAAGAGAGTTTCTACCTCATACACGAAAATGCATTGGGTTGTATCTGGTCTTGTATTGAATACAAAGAGCATCTGCTGCTTTTATAAATGTGATGGTTTAGCCTTTAAAGTCCTCGGTGAATGTTCATATCCAGAAAATTGTAAATTTGATTTCCTGCTCACTGACCTTCACAATATGCCCTGACCTCTCTTTGTTTACAAACCTAGTGTTGTTGATCTTTTTGCCTTGTTCCAGAATATTTCCATTTACTTTCAAAGGCTTCTGCAAAGTGTTCGCCTTTCTTTTGCTTCTTATGTGTAGAtacttaggccaggcatccccaaactgcaaccctccagatgttgtggcctacaactcgcatgatacctagctaacaggaccagtagtcagggatgatgggaattgtagtccaaaacatctagagggccaaagtttggggatgcctgacttaggcaGTGCCCTCTTCAGAATGTATCTCTAGTGCATAATACAAGCAGCTCAATGGGTCTTTCCTAACAACCTGTAAAAATGAAATCATTATATATATAGCTATTGGGATGGTTTTCAACTTGTCTGATCTCTATGAAAAAGTTATGTGATGTAGCTTACTGAGTTTGGTGCATGCCGTTCCCTAGATTCCACTCAATTTTGAAAACATCCTTCCTGATTCAGCTAGCTAATCTTTTTAAGACATTAATCAAGTGCCATTTCTCTTTCAAATATCCATCCTAGGAGACTTTCAGAGAACATTTGCCATTTGATTTGTTGCGTATCAAACTTGCAGACCTTAAATAATGAGAATTGGCCCTTCATAGATATTTAGGTCCTTATCAGAAATGTGCCTTTATTGCATACAGCATACGTTTCTCCAGCAATCCAGTGAtgccacattttttttccagataCACTGTGTAAAGATTTGTCATCTGGGAAAATAAATTTCCTTAAAATAATCCATTTGCTCTGATTGTATACAGTTGAAGAGTGTCAAGAAGTACCATTTAGCTACTTCCCGGGATTCAGGTAGTGACAACTACCGGTACTTCCCCCAATGTCCACACAAATTCTTACATTTTGTTTGTGAATTGTTCATCTTTTTTGCAGGAGTGGCCATCCAGTTCATGATAATGAACAGCTAGGACCTTTCCAGCCAAGTTTTGTACAACCTGCACTATGTGTGCAATGTCCTAGAGACACGGTCCTAGATCAGCATGATCCTGGCATTTGTAGTTATCGGCTTTCCAAGAACTGCTTTGCCAAAACCAATTCCTTCTGCTCTCTCTTACAAAAGTAAAAACACTGATTTGCCATAGGTTTGAAAATTTTATTTCAGTGAACACAGTCCAGTTTCAAACAATTTATTAAAAGATAGCAGTTCAAACATTTTTAATACAAGGGGTGCAAGCAGGATTGCTCTTGAAAATCCCAAGCATAAATAAATCTTTCATCAGTATCATAAAATAAGTTAATATTTCTTAGAATAAAAACTTAAGAAATCAAGCATGTTGAAACAAAAGATTTAAGAATAATTAACCCTTTTAGCTCTTACAAGTGAAAGGTATTTAAAAACGGAAACTAAAAGTTGTTCTTCTACAACTCCAACAAAGCACATTTGGTGTGTTCTGAAAGGAAATCGGCACACTGTTTTCGCAACCTTCTTGCAGAACTCAGACTTCCTCCACAAGGACTTCTTAATTGCTCCCCCAACATAGCTCTGCTTCGGGTCCATCATCTTCCAACAGCAAAGTCAAATGTCTCTCTGTTTCTCACAACATGTAGTTCAACCTCAACTTGACATCAGTTACTGTAATCCTTGTGTCAGGCTGGGAAATTGCCTCCTGAGCAAGCTACTAAAGTATTTTGAAACTTCAGTGCAATTTTTCTGTTCAATTCAGCTTCATCCATATGCTGTCATCGTTCAGGAAGGTTAATCACTGGAACCCACTGGTCCATGTAGCGGCTTTCCCGGCAAAAGCAAATCAGCTGACTTAAGGCTGGATCCTTCCATTGAGAGGCATGTGGATTctgaaagggggagaaaaaggatCATTGTCagcatgaaataaaattaaatgataCTTCTAACAGTAAAAGAGACTGAATATAAATGATTGTGTAAATTTTGAGTTTCTAGCACATTCAACAGGGTATTTtggaattattttctttaaaaccaGTAAAAGAAACatcatttttcaaaaacaaaccaatgttCATGTGCTATGTGCTAAGTCCACAATTCCCATTCAATTGGGTGAATTGAGTAACAGTGACGGAGTCTTTTCATCACAGCTCAACTGAGTTATCTAATAATGACCTCTGAGCCAATTAGTAATAAGGAAAGACAAATATAGACAGGGAGTTACTGTAGAGAAGTGACTCATTGGGTTGTTTTCTCCCGCTGACAGCAGGATGAAACGTGTTTGAACATGTCTTTGCCTCGAAAATCCCTATGAGCAAAGTTGGAAGCGTGGTATGATTTGTGCAGGGGAAAGGGTTAGTAAAGGAGGTCATGCTGATCTTTCCTTCAAACCACAGAGGCAGAGGTGCACCAATGCAAGGTCACTCAAGAAACCACTACAGTTTTTGTTTTAAGCCAGTGAGATTGGAGTATTTAGACAGATTTTTACAATTTGCAATTCAGCTTCTTTCAAAGAAATGCTGCACAGTCCAGAAGGAGACTCTGAAGCAACAGTAAGGTCATGCTGGCTGGCTTCTATGCCCATGCCCAACATGTTAATGAAACACAGCACTTACTGTCACAAGCACACAGTGCAGGTCTGCAGGCTGCTCGCTCCCTCCACTCGCCCCCAAGAGCAGCAGCTCCGCTAGCCGGCTTGGGTTGCTCACTCGGAGTATGTTAATGTCATTCTCACAACAGAAAGCTTGGATCAGGGTGAAGTGAATTTGTAGAGCAACATCCTGGTTGTCTTCCTCATCGGCTGCCAGCAGACAAAGCACAACATTATCTGGATCCCTGGAGGGATAAAACAATGTCAGCTAAGTTAGTCACAGCCCCAACAAACAATGATGCATTTTTCAACGACATAAGGGAGACAAAACAGGAACCAAAGTCACAGGGCATATGAACACATGGTGACGCGACTGTCTATATACTATACACCGGGGGGGGCAGTCCTATGATGTTGTTTTCTATGGACTGTACTCAGCTAAATTTCACTCACCACTGAAATCAACGAACATGATTATTATATCTATTTCGAGTCAAAATTCACTATCACCCGATGTGGTTGACCTTTCACACCCTGGATTTTAAGAGCTGAATTTTCAAGCGCTAGGTAACTACAACTAAGGCCTGTGGAGCAAGGGGGAGGATTTTTGTTGCACTTTCTcctccccaaacacacacaaaaagggggagggggacccGATTACATTTCAGCACCAAACTAAAGGGGACAGGCACATTTTCAAAACCACTGTTCAGCAGTTCCCATTGTGTCAACTGTCACTGGGTGCTTGGAACTCTGGCATTGTGGGTAAAAGGGGGAGAGGGTTTTTTTCTGAAATCTGCCCCACAGAAGAAACCCTGTGCCTAAGTGGGGGCAGTTATGCATGATGGGTGATCAAGCATTCAGTGTACGCACAGCTGCCCAGAGGTTTTCCTATCCACACAGTGCAAGTTTGCCTCTTAAGTGACCTAGCGTTTCCTCAGAAAAGTCCTCAGGGACAGCAACCCGAAGAGAGGTGGGAGGACCTGCGTCTTGTTACTCATCAATACAAATACAAAAGGGCACCAGAAAGCCAGTTTCTCACTTACACGTTAAGCAGC
The genomic region above belongs to Zootoca vivipara chromosome 7, rZooViv1.1, whole genome shotgun sequence and contains:
- the GADD45A gene encoding growth arrest and DNA damage-inducible protein GADD45 alpha; the protein is MTLEELAGEHQTFGSMEKVGDALEEVLSKALTQRSITIGVYEAAKLLNVDPDNVVLCLLAADEEDNQDVALQIHFTLIQAFCCENDINILRVSNPSRLAELLLLGASGGSEQPADLHCVLVTNPHASQWKDPALSQLICFCRESRYMDQWVPVINLPER